The following are encoded in a window of Mycobacterium sp. ELW1 genomic DNA:
- a CDS encoding metal-sulfur cluster assembly factor, with product MTDSDQLPNPLLDDIEEAMRDVVDPELGINVVDLGLVYDLNVEKGDAGTVALIDMTLTSAACPLTDVIEDQTLTALVGAGLVSEAKINWVWNPPWGPDKITEDGREQLRALGFTV from the coding sequence ATGACTGATTCCGATCAGCTGCCCAATCCGCTGCTCGACGACATCGAGGAAGCCATGCGCGACGTGGTGGATCCCGAACTGGGGATCAACGTCGTCGACCTCGGCCTGGTCTACGACCTCAACGTCGAGAAGGGCGACGCCGGAACGGTGGCGCTCATCGACATGACACTGACCTCGGCGGCCTGCCCGCTGACCGATGTGATCGAAGACCAGACGCTCACCGCGCTGGTCGGGGCCGGCCTGGTCAGTGAGGCCAAGATCAACTGGGTGTGGAACCCGCCGTGGGGCCCGGACAAGATCACCGAGGACGGCCGCGAACAGCTCCGCGCGCTGGGATTCACTGTCTAA
- the sufU gene encoding Fe-S cluster assembly sulfur transfer protein SufU, with translation MYQEVILDHYKHPHHRGLREPFGAEVHHVNPTCGDEVTLRVALSEDGEQVIDISYDGQGCSISQAATSVLTDQVIGLTVGDALKTVAAFTEMVSSRGTVEGDEDVLGDGVAFAGVAKYPARVKCALLGWLAFKDAVAQASHRKDLEDKR, from the coding sequence ATGTACCAGGAAGTGATCCTGGACCACTACAAGCACCCACACCACCGCGGGCTGCGTGAGCCGTTCGGCGCCGAGGTGCATCACGTCAATCCGACGTGCGGCGACGAAGTGACGTTGCGGGTGGCGCTGTCCGAGGACGGCGAACAGGTCATCGATATCTCCTACGACGGCCAGGGGTGCTCGATCAGCCAGGCGGCCACCTCGGTGCTGACCGACCAGGTGATCGGGCTGACCGTCGGGGACGCCCTGAAGACGGTGGCGGCGTTCACCGAGATGGTGTCGTCGCGGGGAACCGTCGAGGGCGACGAGGACGTGCTCGGCGACGGAGTGGCGTTCGCCGGTGTGGCGAAGTATCCGGCCCGGGTGAAGTGCGCGCTGCTGGGCTGGCTGGCGTTCAAAGACGCGGTGGCCCAGGCATCGCATCGAAAAGACTTGGAGGACAAGCGATGA
- a CDS encoding cysteine desulfurase — MTASVDLDVVGIRADFPILSRVMRGGHQLAYLDSGATSQKPLQVLDAEREFLTTSNGAVHRGAHQLMEESTDAYEQGRADIASFVGADTDELVFTKNATESLNLVSYVLGDKRFEKVVGPGDVIVTTELEHHANLIPWQELARRTGATLRWYGVTDDGRIDLDSLQLDERVKVVAFSHHSNVTGAVAPVAEIVRRARSVGALTVLDACQSVPHQPVDFHGLDVDYAAFSGHKMLGPTGIGVLYGRRELLDAMPPFLTGGSMIETVTMEGATYAPAPQRFEAGTPMTSQVVGLGAAARYLDKIGMAAVEAHENELVAAALEGLGAIPQVRIIGPTSMEHRGSPVSFVVDGVHAHDVGQVLDDDGVAVRVGHHCAWPLHRRFGIAATARASFAVYNTVDEVDRLVTGVKRAIEFFGRD, encoded by the coding sequence ATGACCGCCTCGGTCGATCTGGACGTCGTGGGTATCCGCGCGGATTTCCCGATCCTCAGTCGGGTGATGCGGGGCGGACACCAGCTGGCCTACCTGGATTCCGGGGCGACGTCGCAGAAACCGCTGCAGGTTCTCGATGCCGAGCGGGAGTTCCTGACCACATCCAACGGCGCGGTGCATCGCGGTGCGCACCAGCTGATGGAGGAGTCGACCGACGCCTACGAGCAGGGCCGTGCCGATATCGCGTCCTTCGTCGGTGCCGACACCGACGAGCTGGTGTTCACCAAGAACGCCACCGAGTCGCTCAACCTGGTCTCGTACGTGCTGGGGGACAAGCGATTCGAGAAGGTGGTCGGTCCCGGCGACGTCATCGTCACCACCGAGCTGGAACACCACGCCAACCTGATTCCCTGGCAGGAGCTCGCCCGCCGCACCGGGGCGACCCTGCGCTGGTACGGCGTGACCGACGACGGCCGCATCGATCTCGATTCGTTGCAGCTCGACGAGCGAGTGAAAGTCGTTGCGTTCAGCCATCATTCGAACGTCACCGGCGCGGTGGCACCCGTCGCCGAGATTGTCCGGCGGGCCCGGTCTGTCGGTGCGCTGACCGTGCTGGACGCCTGCCAGTCGGTGCCGCATCAGCCGGTGGACTTCCACGGCCTTGACGTCGACTATGCCGCGTTCTCCGGACACAAGATGCTCGGCCCCACCGGTATCGGCGTGCTGTACGGCCGACGTGAGCTGCTCGACGCGATGCCGCCGTTCCTCACCGGTGGGTCGATGATCGAGACCGTCACGATGGAGGGCGCCACCTATGCGCCCGCACCGCAGCGATTCGAGGCGGGCACGCCGATGACCTCGCAGGTGGTCGGATTGGGTGCGGCCGCACGGTATTTGGACAAGATCGGGATGGCCGCGGTCGAAGCGCACGAGAACGAGTTGGTGGCCGCCGCGCTGGAAGGTCTCGGAGCGATTCCGCAGGTGCGCATCATCGGGCCGACCAGCATGGAACACCGCGGTTCGCCGGTGAGTTTCGTCGTCGACGGTGTGCATGCCCACGACGTAGGCCAGGTGCTCGACGACGACGGCGTGGCCGTGCGTGTCGGGCACCACTGCGCGTGGCCGCTGCACCGCCGGTTCGGCATCGCCGCCACCGCCCGCGCATCGTTCGCCGTCTACAACACCGTCGACGAGGTGGATCGTCTGGTGACGGGCGTCAAGCGGGCCATCGAGTTCTTTGGGCGGGATTGA
- the sufC gene encoding Fe-S cluster assembly ATPase SufC gives MSTLEIKDLHVSVANEDGTEKEILKGVNLTVNSGETHAVMGPNGSGKSTLSYSIAGHPKYHVTSGSITLDGEDVLAMSVDERARAGLFLAMQYPVEVPGVSMSNFLRTAATAVRGEAPKLRHWVKEVKSAMTDLEIDPQFAERSVNEGFSGGEKKRHEILQLGLLKPKIAILDETDSGLDVDALRVVSEGVNRYAEAEHAGVLLITHYTRILRYIHPQFVHVFVDGRIVESGGAELADELEENGYVRFTQAAAGA, from the coding sequence ATGAGCACTTTGGAAATCAAGGATCTTCACGTCAGCGTCGCCAACGAGGACGGCACCGAGAAGGAGATCCTCAAGGGCGTCAACCTGACCGTGAATTCGGGGGAGACCCATGCGGTCATGGGCCCCAACGGTTCCGGGAAGTCCACGCTGTCGTATTCGATCGCCGGTCATCCCAAGTACCACGTCACGTCGGGATCGATCACGCTCGACGGTGAGGATGTGCTGGCGATGAGCGTCGACGAACGCGCCCGCGCCGGCCTGTTCCTGGCCATGCAGTACCCGGTCGAGGTGCCCGGGGTGTCGATGTCGAACTTCCTGCGCACCGCGGCGACCGCGGTCCGCGGCGAGGCCCCGAAGCTGCGGCACTGGGTCAAGGAAGTCAAGTCGGCGATGACCGATCTGGAGATCGACCCGCAGTTCGCCGAACGCAGTGTGAACGAAGGCTTTTCCGGTGGCGAGAAGAAGCGCCACGAGATCCTGCAGCTGGGTCTGCTGAAGCCGAAGATCGCGATCCTCGACGAGACGGACTCCGGCCTGGACGTCGACGCCCTGCGCGTGGTCTCCGAAGGTGTCAACCGCTACGCCGAGGCCGAACATGCCGGTGTCCTGCTGATCACGCACTACACCCGGATCCTGCGCTACATCCACCCGCAGTTCGTCCACGTCTTCGTCGACGGCCGGATCGTCGAGTCCGGCGGCGCCGAGCTGGCCGACGAGCTGGAAGAGAACGGCTACGTGCGCTTCACCCAGGCGGCGGCAGGAGCCTGA